The following is a genomic window from Neodiprion lecontei isolate iyNeoLeco1 chromosome 4, iyNeoLeco1.1, whole genome shotgun sequence.
CCGATGCGGAAATCGCTTCGCCTCCGTGATCGATGACCTCTTGGAAAATGAACGGGCTAGTGTATGAATCGAAGCCTTGGTAGATATTAAGAGTCTCCAGGCTGTCGTAAATGACCTCCAAATCAGCGGGCCACATGTGCTTAGCTGCGTCGATACTGTCCATGAAGATAGAAGTAAACAAACTCATTAATAATGGATGTTCTTCTACTATGTTAAGAGACTGAAAAAGAATACCGGATGTTATAATATGTCTTACCGGAAGCCAGCTACGCCCATCTCAATCAGTTTGTTCATGTACTCCACGATCTCAGCGCGGACATAATCTTGCGACTGGTCAAGATCCGCAAGACCCTCCAAATAGCAGTTTCGCACCTGATAGGCATCCAGGTAGCTCGAGATGGAACATGAAGTATGGAAGTTGTCCGATGTGTAGGGAACTCCAGGCCATGATAGTGAGGAATAGTAAGCCTGAGATCCAGCAGTTCCGTAGGAGCCATCGTCTGCCACTGAGGACATATGGTTGAAGACTGCATCCACGTAAATTCTGACGCCAACAGTGTTGCAACGTTCTACCATATCCTTGAATTCGTCCTCAGTGCCAGATCTAGTCGTCAGTATGTAGGAAACTGGCTGGTAACGTTCCCACCAAGGCCGGTCGGAAATTATCAGATTTTCATTTGGAGGCGAGACctgtgagaagaaaaaaagtgtaaTGTTCGTTCACGGCGGATCATTCTCCTCGCAATTGCTTACCTGGACACCTCCGTATCCTTGCGGGGCGAGGAAGTTTTCACATTCATCTGCAATGTCGCTCCATTTCCACTCGAAGAGGTGCACCATGACATCGTGGTTATCCCAGTAATGGGGATCCTTGACGCCGGTGTCAGCGGTCGCAATCGCGACGAGTGTCAGTAACGTCACACTCAGCAACATCTTGAGCATTCTGTACCCAGATTTCAGAATCtttcttatttatattctaatgCAATCTAATCGTCCAATTctatacaatattattttcatattattgtgGTGGCTTATTCGTCTTATCGTTGATCCAGATATTACAGAAATCAAATATATATCGGTAAATATCATCAGTTTCTATAGGTAATTGATTCACGATTCAAATCTCAAGCATGTACATTTCAAATACAGGCACTGACGATCTACTACAAATGATGCTGGCATACTGCACACGCACAAATTTTGTTCACCGTACGCACATATATCAGTAACTTTAACTGATTGTATGTAACGAGAGATTCATATTATTTCTTGACATCATCATATTATCATCAGTCCTGACCATTGAGAACTCAAATGTGTGTAAAAATGATCATTATCTTCGAATAATGTATGAATATTTGTTGATTTTATCGATAATTGTTTCACCATTGAAATCCAAAGCTACTGTCACATAGTGGGTTAACGGTCGCGCGAAATGTACACACCGCTCGTCATTTCCACGGTCTGATTTTACTCCGCCTTACATGCCCATGAACGGTTTCTTTTAACCTTTGGAATTTGTAAGCTTATTGCGGTAAGTAGATTCCAGCTATGATCCCAGTGTCATGGTCCATGATAATTGTAGCAATTGTCATAATCTTCGGGCAGGGTTGGAAATACAAAATcatgatattattatcatgaCTCTGTTATATCTGCCTATGAATCGAACTAACAGTCTCTAGTATTGATATGAAAACCTCATATAACTTCgataaatgaaattgaaattatgtaatGAAACAATAAGACTTAAGTTCAGTAGCGTTGCAATCAGTCACGTACTTCCATGATCTTTTGCTGTGTGCATTGTGAAAAGATGTGAAAATTCTCATTACCAGTTGTTCAGTATTTCAACTACTGCATTACAGTTCGAAACACAGCGTACAATTTCTTGAATTCGATCGTACTTTGTCAcgcaatttcacttttttttttttagaatgaCCTTGCATAGGTCACAATTATATCCCACTATTCGTATCTATGTTATTGAGGTAGGGACCAGAACAAACATTCATGAACGCAACAGAGTGCGGTTAAGGTTCGAACAGATATTTTACCGAGAGATTGGTCTATTTTCTTGAATCAGTAACCGATAGAATTGATAGCTTCCAATTGATTATTCGAAGGAATCGATCAGAGATAATGAATAGCTGTCAGGATTGATGACAAGATATACCATgagagaaaagtgaaaatgacATTAGATTAGTGGTTCACCGATAAGATTATAGAGGAATATAAATTGAATCGTTTCAATCACCTTGTACAATATCCAAAATGCTGGTCGGTATTACGTTGCTGTCCCTGGCCACCGTTGTGGCTGCTACCACAGGGCCCCATTACTGGGATGATCACAATGGCATGGTGCACCTTTTTGAATGGAAATGGAGTGACATTGCTGATGAATGTGAAAGGTTTCTTGGGCCGAAGGGTTACGGAGGTGTCCAGGTTAGTAATTGATCTGACAAACAGCCGGTGCTGAATCAAGAGTCGACACTCAGTTCTATTTCTTTCACAGGTCTCACCCCCGAATGAAAATATCATAATTGATACCAGACCTTGGTGGGAGCGCTACCAGCCAGTTTCTTACAAATTGGTAACCAGATCTGGCGACGAGGATGCATTCAGGGACATGGTGACACGATGCAACAACGTGGGCGTCAGGATCTACGTCGACGCCATCATTAACCACATGTCATCAACGGCAGACGATGGGACATATGGCACTGCTGGCTCTCAGGCTTTTTATTCGGAGAGGTCATGGCCTGGGGTTCCCTACACTTCGGTCGACTTCAATTCGGCCTGTGAAATCACGAGCTATCAAGATGCCGCTAACGTCCGGAACTGTGAATTGGTTGGTCTTGCGGATCTCAATCAAGCAACGGAATGGGTCCGCGAAAAGATTGTGGAGTACATGAATAACCTGATAGAAATTGGTGTAGCTGGCTTCCGGTGAGGACGAAAAATATAACTGGCAGCATATTTCGACCTTTCTTAACATACTGGACGAGCTGAGTTGCTGAGCAACTGTGCATTCCACGATTTATTGATCGAAATTTCCTTTCATTGATAGTATTGATGCAGCTAAGCATATGTGGCCAGAGGATTTGGAAGTCATTTATAACAGTCTGGATGATCTGAATACAGATCAAGGCTTCGACGCAGATAGTCGACCATTTATCTTCCAGGAGGTTATCGATTACGGCGGTGAAGCAATTTCGGCATCGGAGTATGTGGACCTTGGCAAAGTTACCGAATTTAAGTACGGTTCAGAGTTGAGTAATTGCTTCAAAGGAAACAACGATCTCAGATGGTTAACCAATTGGGGTGAAGACTGGGGTCTCATATCCTCCGATGATGCTTTCGTGTTCATCGACAATCACGATACCCAGCGTTCTGACGATGTGCTCACATACAAGAGCTCAAAGGCATATAAGGTCTGCTGGCAAAGTTCCAAGACCAAACTTTCGCTGCTTACAATGTGTATGGatgtaataaatttagaaCCTAATATGAAACCTTGATTGTTAATGTTATGTTAGATGGCGGTCGCCTTCATGCTGGCTCATCCTTTCGGCACCCCCCGAATTATGAGCTCCTTTTCATTTGACGACAGTGACGACGGTCCACCCGCCGACTCCGACGGCAACATCGTTTCACCCATTATTAATTCCGATGACACATGTGGAAACGGATGGGTCTGCGAGCATCGTTGGCGCCAGATCTACAACATGGTTGCATTCCGAAATGCCGTAAATGGAACCAGTGTCAATGACTGGTGGGACAACAGCAGCAACCAAATTTCCTTCTGCCGTGGTGGCGCCGGATTCATTGCATTTAATTTGGACTCCTGGGACCTCCAACAGACCCTCCAGACTTGCCTTTCCGCTGGTACCTACTGTGACGTCATATCCGGCAGCTTGGTGGACGGTAGCTGTACAGGAAAGTCCGTAACCGTAGGCAGCGACGGTACCGCTTACATCGAGATATTGACTACCGAGGAGGATGGTGTACTTGCTATTCATCAGAACGTGAGTGAAGACGCGCTATGTTTACTGTTTTCACGATTCTAACtttcatttccattttttcaggCAAAGCTGTAAAGACGTT
Proteins encoded in this region:
- the LOC107219798 gene encoding alpha-amylase 2 codes for the protein MGPCGSSHNGGQGQQRNTDQHFGYCTRMLKMLLSVTLLTLVAIATADTGVKDPHYWDNHDVMVHLFEWKWSDIADECENFLAPQGYGGVQVSPPNENLIISDRPWWERYQPVSYILTTRSGTEDEFKDMVERCNTVGVRIYVDAVFNHMSSVADDGSYGTAGSQAYYSSLSWPGVPYTSDNFHTSCSISSYLDAYQVRNCYLEGLADLDQSQDYVRAEIVEYMNKLIEMGVAGFRIDAAKHMWPADLEVIYDSLETLNIYQGFDSYTSPFIFQEVIDHGGEAISASEYTDLGRVTEFKYGTELSNCFQGNNDLRWLTNWGEDWDLMSSDDAFVFVDNHDTQRGGSVLTYKSSKAYKMAVAFMLAHTYGTPRVMSSFSFTDDDAGPPADSDGSISSPIFYSDNSCGNGWVCEHRWRQIYNMVGFRNAVKGTTINDWWDNSSNQISFCRGGAGFIAFNLDSWDLQQTLQTCLSAGTYCDVISGSLVDGSCTGKSVTVGSDGTAYIEILTTEEDGVLAIHQNAKL
- the LOC107219799 gene encoding alpha-amylase 2-like, coding for MVHLFEWKWSDIADECERFLGPKGYGGVQVSPPNENIIIDTRPWWERYQPVSYKLVTRSGDEDAFRDMVTRCNNVGVRIYVDAIINHMSSTADDGTYGTAGSQAFYSERSWPGVPYTSVDFNSACEITSYQDAANVRNCELVGLADLNQATEWVREKIVEYMNNLIEIGVAGFRIDAAKHMWPEDLEVIYNSLDDLNTDQGFDADSRPFIFQEVIDYGGEAISASEYVDLGKVTEFKYGSELSNCFKGNNDLRWLTNWGEDWGLISSDDAFVFIDNHDTQRSDDVLTYKSSKAYKMAVAFMLAHPFGTPRIMSSFSFDDSDDGPPADSDGNIVSPIINSDDTCGNGWVCEHRWRQIYNMVAFRNAVNGTSVNDWWDNSSNQISFCRGGAGFIAFNLDSWDLQQTLQTCLSAGTYCDVISGSLVDGSCTGKSVTVGSDGTAYIEILTTEEDGVLAIHQNAKL